From one Spiroplasma endosymbiont of Panorpa germanica genomic stretch:
- a CDS encoding NAD(P)-dependent oxidoreductase has protein sequence MKMICYGVRDTEKEFFNEINKKFGYELILEPKLLTHENIDTAKNCKAVMLRANCVADKANLLKMKEFGVEYVLTRTVGVNHIDTKACEELGMKTAYVPFYSPNAVSELALSLGIGLIRNIFHTTFKTGMQKDFTVDSFMFAKEIRNSTIGIIGTGRIGLETAKGWKGMGAKVIGYDIYENQNAKGIIEYKKLDDVLAESDLVTFHCPYIKGENDHMINKEFLSKMKPNSFLVNASRGEILDPVALYDAIKSNHIKGAALDVVEKESQIFFKKFGKESIPVDEYEKLHQLYPRVVITPHIGSYTDEAVKNMVETTYMNLQEYIKTGDCKNKIK, from the coding sequence ATGAAAATGATTTGTTATGGAGTTAGAGATACTGAAAAAGAATTCTTTAATGAGATTAATAAAAAATTTGGTTATGAACTAATTTTAGAACCAAAACTACTAACCCACGAAAATATAGATACTGCAAAAAACTGTAAAGCTGTAATGCTGCGAGCAAATTGTGTCGCTGATAAGGCTAACTTATTAAAAATGAAAGAGTTCGGAGTAGAGTATGTTTTAACCCGAACCGTTGGTGTCAATCATATTGATACTAAAGCTTGTGAAGAATTAGGAATGAAAACAGCATATGTTCCCTTCTATTCACCAAATGCTGTTAGTGAGCTTGCGTTGAGTTTAGGGATTGGTTTAATAAGAAATATTTTTCACACAACTTTCAAAACTGGAATGCAAAAGGACTTCACGGTTGATTCATTTATGTTTGCAAAAGAAATTAGAAATTCAACAATTGGTATTATCGGAACAGGAAGAATAGGTCTTGAAACTGCTAAGGGTTGAAAAGGAATGGGTGCCAAAGTAATTGGTTATGATATTTATGAGAACCAAAATGCAAAAGGTATTATTGAGTACAAAAAATTAGATGATGTTTTAGCTGAAAGCGATTTAGTAACATTCCACTGCCCTTATATTAAAGGTGAGAATGATCATATGATTAACAAGGAATTTTTAAGTAAAATGAAACCAAATTCTTTTTTAGTTAATGCTTCAAGAGGAGAAATTCTTGATCCAGTTGCATTGTATGATGCAATAAAAAGTAATCACATAAAAGGAGCGGCACTTGATGTTGTTGAAAAAGAATCTCAGATATTTTTCAAAAAATTTGGTAAGGAATCTATACCAGTTGATGAATATGAAAAACTTCACCAACTGTATCCAAGAGTTGTAATCACTCCACACATTGGTAGTTATACTGATGAAGCTGTTAAAAATATGGTTGAAACAACTTATATGAACTTACAAGAATACATTAAAACAGGTGACTGTAAAAATAAAATTAAATAA
- a CDS encoding AIPR family protein, whose protein sequence is MNKEIEDFINNLDEYEKLCVKTHYNFSSGADFEETKKWYFENSEFISKINLPNIGERIEDEEYMFATVFEDGFTSEQKIDKIMKLKIAIKNFKDGLIDEKKYSQSFLEVIDSLKEAEQPKITIIIFFNETLRDNEIKEMIFKLDKVLDENVSIEIFDLKRFEINLALKDYNIKESSSEVKDFDFKFQNKNNYNKNDGNNNIIKYSSSDEEGIVMSIEAHSLAMAYEKFKNRLFDYNVRYSISNGKANSQVDREIKDTILKQRDKFWIFNNGITIVSNDFDDPDFFSNKIHLKGFSIVNGAQTVTNLYNFWRGSQDKNILKDVYVLAKIIKPKKENSGNLISVIETITKAANNQKPIKARDFKSNSKEMRELKDFLKWRGIILNIKRGDADFKDKEDKEDIINLEKFKKEEIITINNEVLGQRVMALLLGKPWKALQNKSKIFEDEKIYKEIFQNKNLNELDFYSIINFFDVSKEKLESCFKYNINIESFKEKLEINDISSIMRSTIWWIISALWMVASNRDKIEDLLRSGDFKEYIYKNSEIKNVNFDLNKDDKEFDENLTYYLQDCLNALVESYNMAAREVKDSKTKKTTIISNSAFSFREIYFDKFIEKLFSVETKFDIGKKAERLKKLFVEI, encoded by the coding sequence ATGAATAAAGAAATAGAGGATTTTATAAATAACTTGGATGAATATGAAAAATTATGTGTCAAGACACATTACAATTTTTCAAGCGGAGCTGACTTTGAGGAAACAAAAAAATGGTATTTTGAAAATTCTGAATTTATTAGTAAGATAAATTTGCCAAATATAGGTGAACGTATTGAAGATGAGGAGTATATGTTTGCAACCGTTTTTGAAGATGGTTTTACATCAGAACAAAAAATTGATAAGATAATGAAATTAAAAATTGCTATAAAGAATTTCAAAGATGGATTGATTGATGAAAAAAAATATTCTCAATCTTTTCTTGAAGTTATTGATAGTCTAAAAGAAGCTGAACAGCCTAAAATCACAATAATTATTTTTTTTAATGAGACGTTAAGGGATAACGAAATAAAAGAAATGATTTTTAAATTAGATAAAGTATTAGATGAGAATGTTTCAATAGAAATATTTGATTTGAAAAGATTTGAAATCAATTTAGCATTAAAAGATTATAATATAAAAGAATCAAGCAGCGAAGTAAAAGATTTTGATTTTAAATTTCAAAATAAAAACAATTATAATAAGAATGATGGTAATAACAATATAATAAAATATAGTTCATCTGATGAAGAAGGCATTGTAATGTCAATTGAAGCGCATTCATTGGCCATGGCATATGAAAAATTTAAAAACAGACTATTCGATTATAATGTAAGATATTCTATTAGTAACGGAAAAGCTAATTCACAAGTCGACAGAGAAATTAAAGATACTATATTAAAGCAAAGAGATAAATTTTGAATTTTTAATAACGGTATAACAATTGTTTCCAATGATTTTGATGATCCCGATTTTTTTAGTAACAAAATACATCTGAAAGGTTTCTCAATAGTAAATGGAGCTCAGACTGTCACAAATTTATATAATTTTTGAAGGGGTAGTCAAGATAAAAATATCCTAAAAGATGTTTACGTTTTAGCTAAAATCATAAAACCAAAAAAAGAAAATTCTGGAAATTTAATTAGTGTAATTGAAACGATTACCAAAGCTGCTAATAACCAAAAACCAATAAAAGCAAGAGACTTTAAGTCTAATTCTAAAGAAATGCGAGAACTTAAAGATTTCTTAAAATGACGCGGAATTATTTTAAATATTAAAAGAGGTGACGCAGATTTTAAAGATAAGGAAGACAAAGAAGATATTATCAATTTGGAAAAATTTAAAAAAGAAGAAATAATAACAATTAATAACGAAGTGCTAGGCCAAAGAGTAATGGCTTTGCTATTGGGAAAACCTTGAAAGGCTTTGCAGAATAAGTCAAAGATTTTTGAAGACGAAAAAATTTACAAGGAGATTTTTCAGAATAAAAATTTAAACGAATTGGATTTTTACTCAATTATCAATTTCTTTGATGTTTCAAAAGAGAAATTGGAATCTTGCTTTAAATACAATATAAATATCGAATCCTTTAAAGAGAAATTAGAAATAAATGACATAAGCAGTATTATGAGAAGCACAATATGATGGATAATATCAGCTTTGTGAATGGTAGCTTCAAATAGGGATAAAATTGAAGATTTATTAAGATCGGGTGATTTCAAGGAATATATTTATAAAAATAGCGAAATTAAAAATGTGAATTTTGATCTAAATAAGGATGATAAAGAATTTGACGAAAACCTTACTTACTATCTTCAAGACTGTTTAAACGCTCTTGTCGAATCATATAATATGGCTGCTAGAGAAGTTAAGGATTCCAAAACTAAAAAAACCACCATTATTTCTAATAGTGCCTTTTCTTTTAGAGAAATTTATTTTGATAAATTTATTGAAAAACTTTTTTCAGTTGAAACTAAATTTGACATAGGAAAAAAAGCAGAACGTCTAAAAAAATTATTTGTGGAGATTTAG
- a CDS encoding HsdM family class I SAM-dependent methyltransferase: protein MKSKKNEIYQNKTGEVYTPEFIVNNILDQVGYIHSEPIFNYQIIDNSCGQGAFLLKIVERFLSSSKLFNLSENEIVSKLESNVHGVDIEIESVKIAIKSLDYLVEKNGILKKVKWDVKYGNSLEISKFNGKMDFVVGNPPYIRIHDLNFEFKKFKFATQGMIDLYLIFFELGIEMLNEKGKLGYITPNSFFTSSSGLIMRKFLIENKMLSKMVNLRHFNPFKGVVTYPAVTILETNHASNNMEYYTYDEKNKKPLFSSKLPYKELWLNNCFYFDSVKNLIDFKKIVNTKIREDFDVKNGVSTNLDSFFYNQDYTGKYISKAYKASTGNYTKVFFPYDSNLNTVTLKEIKINNKEMHSNLYSFKPQLEKRSLQSQKWYEFARTQGIKDINKKRFAINSIIRSIDSIKIREIEEGCVIYSGLYILDENRNFEFYKNIICEQEFINYLKILGKDKNGEYYSFSSIDLKKYLSFKINQLEIIRNKENKNVTEFINWKK, encoded by the coding sequence ATGAAATCAAAGAAAAATGAAATCTATCAAAATAAAACAGGTGAAGTTTATACACCTGAATTTATCGTAAATAATATTCTTGACCAAGTTGGTTATATTCATAGTGAACCAATCTTTAATTATCAAATAATAGACAACAGCTGTGGACAGGGTGCTTTTCTTTTAAAAATAGTTGAAAGATTTTTGAGTTCGTCAAAACTTTTTAATTTATCTGAAAATGAAATAGTTTCTAAATTAGAATCAAATGTTCATGGTGTAGATATTGAAATTGAATCTGTTAAAATAGCTATTAAATCCTTGGACTATCTTGTTGAAAAAAACGGAATTTTAAAAAAAGTTAAATGGGATGTCAAATACGGTAATTCGCTTGAGATTAGTAAATTTAATGGAAAAATGGATTTTGTTGTAGGTAATCCGCCTTATATAAGAATTCACGACTTAAATTTTGAATTTAAGAAATTCAAATTTGCAACACAAGGTATGATCGATCTTTATTTAATTTTTTTTGAGCTTGGTATAGAAATGCTTAATGAAAAGGGGAAACTAGGTTATATCACACCTAATTCCTTTTTTACGAGCAGCTCTGGTCTAATAATGAGAAAGTTTCTTATAGAAAATAAAATGCTTTCTAAAATGGTTAATTTAAGACATTTTAACCCATTTAAGGGGGTTGTGACCTATCCAGCAGTTACAATTTTAGAAACTAACCATGCCTCAAATAATATGGAATATTATACATACGATGAAAAAAACAAAAAACCATTGTTTAGTAGTAAATTACCATATAAAGAATTATGATTAAATAACTGCTTTTATTTTGACTCAGTTAAAAATCTAATAGATTTTAAAAAAATTGTTAATACCAAAATTAGAGAAGACTTTGATGTGAAAAATGGGGTCTCAACCAATTTGGATTCATTTTTTTATAACCAAGATTATACCGGAAAATACATTTCAAAGGCATACAAAGCTTCAACGGGTAATTATACAAAAGTGTTTTTTCCTTATGATTCAAATCTAAACACTGTAACTCTAAAGGAAATTAAAATTAACAATAAAGAAATGCATTCAAATCTCTATTCATTCAAACCACAACTTGAAAAAAGATCGCTTCAATCACAGAAATGATATGAATTTGCAAGAACACAAGGTATTAAGGATATTAACAAAAAAAGATTTGCCATAAATTCTATAATAAGGTCGATAGACTCAATAAAAATTAGAGAAATTGAAGAGGGTTGCGTTATTTACAGCGGTTTATATATTTTGGATGAAAATCGTAATTTTGAATTTTATAAAAATATAATTTGCGAGCAAGAGTTTATTAATTATTTAAAAATTTTAGGAAAAGATAAAAATGGAGAGTATTATTCTTTTTCATCTATAGACCTTAAAAAATATTTAAGTTTCAAAATAAACCAATTGGAAATAATTAGAAATAAGGAAAATAAAAATGTTACAGAATTTATTAACTGAAAAAAATAA